The Pelagovum sp. HNIBRBA483 sequence TGGATGCGGATGCGCTGACGGTTTTTGCAAGCCAACCGGATGCGCTTTTTGACAGGCTACATGATGGTTGCGTGCTGACGCCACATATGGGCGAGTTTGCGCGGTTGTTTCCTGACTTGGCGGCGGAGATTTCGGGTGCCGTCACGGTTGGGCCTGCGCCATCCAAGGTCGAGGCGGTGCGCAAGGCGGCCCATAGGGCGGGGGCGACGGTTCTTTTGAAAGGAGCGGATACGGTGATCGCTGCGCCGGACGGGCGCGCGGTGCTTTCAGCGGCCTGTTACGATCAGGCCGCGCCGTGGCTCGCGACCGCTGGCTCGGGCGATGTGTTGGCGGGGCTGATCACTGGATTGCTGGCGCGGGGCATGGCGCCGCTGGAAGCTGCGAAAAACGGCGCATGGTTGCATGCCGAGGCCGGGCGGGTGCTGGGCGCCGGATTGATTGCTGAAGATCTGCCGGAGGCGCTGCCAACGGTTTTAAAATCCATAGGGATTTAGCCGACAGATGCGCCGATTTCGAGGCCGTCTGCGTAGATGATTTCGGGCTTCTCGAAAACCAGATCATAAAGACGCATTGTGACTTCCTCCTCGGCGCGGGTGATGAACTCGCCGTCACAGAGGCGCGACACGGGCACCATTGCGGAGGGTTTGTCATAGAGCGCGCGGGCGCGCCAATCGCGAATATGGATGAAGGTATCTGGCCCGAGTGTCAGGGTTTCATCGGGGCGGTCATAGCCAAGAGCGCCGGCGCTGATCTTGACGGGGTGCATCGCCACCTCACGGACACGGATGGCGCGCAGCGTGGCGCGGCCACTGCCACGGGTGATGATCCGATCACCGGGTTGTAGATGCTCGACGGGGAGGATGCCTTCCATCGTCATGATGTTTGTGCCAGCGGTCAGACCCTTCTGTACAACATGTACAGGGGCCGTGACCGCGAAACGGTCGGTAACTTCAGTGTGCATGGCGGTTCCCGCTCTTGCTGTATCTGCCTCAATATTTTCAACCAGAGTATGTCAAAATTAGGTTCATGTCTCGC is a genomic window containing:
- a CDS encoding Hint domain-containing protein, translating into MHTEVTDRFAVTAPVHVVQKGLTAGTNIMTMEGILPVEHLQPGDRIITRGSGRATLRAIRVREVAMHPVKISAGALGYDRPDETLTLGPDTFIHIRDWRARALYDKPSAMVPVSRLCDGEFITRAEEEVTMRLYDLVFEKPEIIYADGLEIGASVG